CTGCTTCTCGTCGAGATCGTAGTCCTCGCGCTTGAGCTTCGGGATCAGCACATCGATGGCATTGTAGAGATCGGAGCGGTCGTCGAGCGGCCCGGAGATGATCAGCGGCGTCCGCGCTTCGTCGATCAGGATCGAGTCGACCTCGTCGACGATTGCGAAATTGTGCCCGCGCTGGACCATCTGCGCGAGATCGTATTTCATATTGTCGCGCAGATAGTCGAAGCCGTATTCGTTGTTGGTGCCATAGGTGATGTCGCAGGCATAGGCTTCGCGGCGCTGGTCGTCGTCCAGCCCGTGGATGATCACGCCGACTGTCAGCCCGAGAAAGCGGTAGATGCGCCCCATCCATCCGGAGTCGCGGCTGGCGAGATAGTCGTTGACGGTGACCGCATGAACACCCTTGCCGGACAGGGCGTTGAGATAGACCGGCAGCGTCGCCACAAGGGTCTTGCCTTCACCCGTCCGCATTTCGGCGATCGCGCCTTCGTGAAGCACCATGCCGCCGATGAGCTGCACATCGAAGTGCCTTTGGCCGAGCACACGCTTGGCTGCCTCGCGCACGGTGGCGAAGGCCGGAATGAGCAAATCATCGAGTGTCTTGCCGGCGGCGAGCTGCTGACGGAATTCCTCCGTCCGGGCGCGCAGCTGCTCGTCTGAAAGGGCCGCGAGTTCGGGCTCAAGCGCATTGATGGCCTGGACTCTGCTGGTATAGGTCTTCAGGCGGCGGTCGTTGGCTGAACCGAATATTTTTTTCGCAATAGCGCCGAGCATCGAGATTCTTTCCGGACGATCAATTCCGGCCCGGGAAGGCATCCCGCGCCGTCGGTCACACGATTAACCCCCAAGGGGCGCCGGGTCCAGCACAACAGCGGGGACATGAGCCCCACCAATCGACTTTATGGCGTCGACCTTGATTCCGCCCCTATCGCACGCCGATGTGTCGAAGCGGCGAAGCCCCGTGCTGTTCGGCGAAATGGGTGTATCATGAGGATCTGTCAACCCGGTTACTGCCAAACAGGCCTTATGGCGCTATATAGGGGCGCCAGCTCGCTGTGGGGAGGTCGCAGCGTTGGGCGCGATGTGGGCGGACGCTGGCTCTCAGGGAGAGCTCCCGCCAACATAAGGTCTTGCCAAGCAACGCCGCTTCGGCCACTCATGCAAGCCACTTATGCTCATATGGCTGGTGCGCCCTCGTGGCCGCCAGCCGTCCATCGGCCCCCGGTCGCATCGCGGAAGCACCCATGAACCTTCGTCGCTTCTTTCTAACCACTGCCGCCACCGCCCTGATGGGCTTGCCCGGCTTGGGCGCGCTCTCCGTGCCTGCCATGGCCCAGGGCGCTGCGGCTCCGGCGGCGCCTCAGCCGGCCGCGCCGGCCGCTTCCGCTACCAACCCGGACAAGCCGCTTGCCACTGTGAACGGCGTGGCGATCACCCAGCGGGATCTCGACGTGGCCAGCGAGGATCTCGGGGACCGGCTGCCTGCGATGCCGGAAGCCCAGCGCCGGACTTATCTCTTGAACTATCTCATCGACATGAAGATTCTGGCGCAGGCTGCCGAAAAAGCCAAGATCGGCGACACGCCGGACTTCGCGCGCCGGTTGGCCTACTTCAGGGACAAGGTGCTGCTGGACGACTATCTGGCCGCCGAGGTGAAGAAGGCCGCGACGCCTGAAGCAGCCAAGGCGCTCTACGAAGATACCGTCAAGGGCATGAAGCCCGAAGAAGAGGTGCGCGCCCGCCACATTCTCGTGGAGAATGAGGCCGACGCGAAGAAGATTGAAGCACGGCTCAAGGCCGGCGAGGACTTCGTGAAGGTGGCTGCGGAAGTCTCGAAGGATCCGGGTTCCGCCAAGGAAGGCGGGGATCTCGGCTTCTTCACCAAGGACCGCATGGTGCCGGAATTTGCCGAGGCCGCGTTCAAGCTCAAGCCGGGTGAGATTTCGGCGCCTGTGAAGAGCCAGTTCGGCTGGCACGTCATCAAGGTTGAGGAAAAGCGCGAAAAGCCAATTCCGACGTTTGACGAGGTCAAGGAGCAGGTCGACAGCTATCTGGCGCAGAAGGCTCAGCAGGACATTATTGTGGGCTTACGCAAGGATGCGAAGATCGAGCGTCTGGACGAGCCGCCGGCAACGCCCGCCCCGACACCAAGCGCGCCAGCGCCCGCAACACCGGCCGAGCCCAAGAAGCCCTGATCTGGTGACGGGGATAACGTCCTGCAGATCGGGAACGATAGGCAGGTGGCCGCGACCGGCAAGGCATATTTGACCTGATGACCCAGGAGTACGGCATGGCTTGCATGCCGTGCCCCAGCTTATACCTCCGCGTCGCACCGAGCGGCGTAAGTCTCCTTCTCCCGATCGGCCCAACATGGCAAAAGAACATCCCGTCTCGCCACTTGCCCCCAAGACCGTTCCCGCGATGCCCCCCATCGCCGGCGTGCGCTTCGCGACCGCCGCGGCCGGCATCCGCTACAAGGACCGAACGGATGTGCTGCTCGCCATCTTCGATGAGGGCACGAGCGTGGCGGGCGTGTTCACGCGCTCCAAGTGCCCGTCGGCACCGGTTGAATGGTGCCGGGACCGGCTGGCCGGCGGAAAGGCACGGGCGCTTGTCGTCAATTCCGGCAATGCCAACGCCTTCACCGGCCGCAAGGGCCGCGAGTCGACAGCGCTCACGGCAAAGCTCGCGGCTGCCGCGGTAGGCTGTGCGGAAAGCGAGATTTTCCTGTCCTCGACCGGCGTTATCGGCGAGCCGCTCGATGCCACGAAATTCGAGGGCGTACTGGCCGACTGCGCGCGTCGTGCCTCGCCAGAGCCGTGGCTCGATGCCGCCAAGGCAATCATGACCACCGACACCTTCCCCAAGGTGGCCACGCGCGCCGCTGATATCGATGGCATTACCGTGACCATCAACGGCATCGCCAAGGGGGCCGGCATGATTGCTCCCGACATGGCGACGATGCTGTCCTATGTCGTCACTGACGCGCCGATCGCCGCCCCGGTTCTGCAGGCGCTCCTGTCCGGTGGGGTCAAGGGCTCCTTCAACGCCATCACGGTGGACAGCGATACATCAACCTCCGACACGCTTATTGCCTTTGCGACGGGCGCCGCGGTGGCCCGCGGGGTGAAGCCCATCGAGGCGGTAGATGATCCGCGGCTCGCTGCCTTCAAGGTGGCTTTTGACGCTCTGCTGCTCGACCTGGCCCATCAGGTCGTGCGCGACGGCGAGGGTGCACGCAAGTTCGTCGAGGTCCTGGTGCGTGGCGCCGTGGACGACGCTTCCGCCAAGCGCATCGCGTTGTCGATTGCCAATTCGCCGCTGGTGAAGACGGCGGTTGCCGGCGAGGACGCCAATTGGGGCCGTGTGGTCATGGCCGTCGGCAAGGCCGGCGAGCCCGCCGAACGCGATCGCCTCGCGATCTGGTTCGGCGATATCCGCGTCGCCGTCGACGGCGAGCGCGATGGCGCCTACGACGAGGCCGCGACGTCCGCCTACATGCGCGGCGAAGATATTTGCATCACCGCGGATATCGGGCTCGGCAGTGGTTCGGCCACGGTGTGGACCTGCGATCTCACCAAGGCCTATGTCGAGATCAACGGCGACTACCGCTCGTGAGTGTGAAGCTCACTCTTGTTGCGGCTTGCGCCCTCGTTGATGGCGACGGGCGCATCCTCCTCGCCCAGCGCCCACCGGGCAAGGCGCTCGCGGGCCTCTGGGAATTCCCGGGGGGGAAGGTGGAGGCCGGTGAGCGCCCGGAGGAAACGCTGATCCGGGAACTCAACGAGGAACTCGGCATTACCGTGAAGCAGGAATGTCTCGCGCCGCTCACTTTCGCGAGCTATCCCTACGAGACCTTCCATCTCCTGATGCCGCTCTACATCTGCCGGCGCTGGGAGGGCATCGCCGCTCCGCGCGAGGGGCAGACACTGAAATGGGTTCGGGCTACGGCGCTGCGCGACTATCCCATGCCCCCTGCGGACGAGCCGCTGGTACCCGTGCTGGTCGATCTTCTGCGCTAGGCCGAATTCGTGAGCCGCGCTGTTCCTCCCCGACGGGAGGGTGGCGCCGCTCTGGCCGAGACGGTGGCACTTGCGTGGTCCCTGGAGGATCGTTCCCGCCCCCTGGCCCCCCCCCACCCGACCTCGCTGCGCGAGGCCACCCTCTCTGAGGGAGGGATCCGCGCGCCGGCCACTCAGGGGGCGACGGTCGCGAACAGTGGTTACTCTGCCTCACCGCCCGTCTTGATCTCCTTGGTGTTCAAAGCATCTGCCAGCCGTACCTTGGCCGAGCCGGGTTTGAGCGGCTTCTGCTGACTCTCGTGCGGGACCCAGCCCGAAACCCAGAGGATGTCAAAAGTGGCCGGCACGCGGCCGTCGTCATCGGCGAAGCGCTCGTAGTAGAGC
This portion of the Chelatococcus sp. YT9 genome encodes:
- a CDS encoding (deoxy)nucleoside triphosphate pyrophosphohydrolase, with the protein product MSVKLTLVAACALVDGDGRILLAQRPPGKALAGLWEFPGGKVEAGERPEETLIRELNEELGITVKQECLAPLTFASYPYETFHLLMPLYICRRWEGIAAPREGQTLKWVRATALRDYPMPPADEPLVPVLVDLLR
- the argJ gene encoding bifunctional glutamate N-acetyltransferase/amino-acid acetyltransferase ArgJ — translated: MAKEHPVSPLAPKTVPAMPPIAGVRFATAAAGIRYKDRTDVLLAIFDEGTSVAGVFTRSKCPSAPVEWCRDRLAGGKARALVVNSGNANAFTGRKGRESTALTAKLAAAAVGCAESEIFLSSTGVIGEPLDATKFEGVLADCARRASPEPWLDAAKAIMTTDTFPKVATRAADIDGITVTINGIAKGAGMIAPDMATMLSYVVTDAPIAAPVLQALLSGGVKGSFNAITVDSDTSTSDTLIAFATGAAVARGVKPIEAVDDPRLAAFKVAFDALLLDLAHQVVRDGEGARKFVEVLVRGAVDDASAKRIALSIANSPLVKTAVAGEDANWGRVVMAVGKAGEPAERDRLAIWFGDIRVAVDGERDGAYDEAATSAYMRGEDICITADIGLGSGSATVWTCDLTKAYVEINGDYRS
- a CDS encoding peptidylprolyl isomerase → MAQGAAAPAAPQPAAPAASATNPDKPLATVNGVAITQRDLDVASEDLGDRLPAMPEAQRRTYLLNYLIDMKILAQAAEKAKIGDTPDFARRLAYFRDKVLLDDYLAAEVKKAATPEAAKALYEDTVKGMKPEEEVRARHILVENEADAKKIEARLKAGEDFVKVAAEVSKDPGSAKEGGDLGFFTKDRMVPEFAEAAFKLKPGEISAPVKSQFGWHVIKVEEKREKPIPTFDEVKEQVDSYLAQKAQQDIIVGLRKDAKIERLDEPPATPAPTPSAPAPATPAEPKKP